In Prunus dulcis chromosome 1, ALMONDv2, whole genome shotgun sequence, the following are encoded in one genomic region:
- the LOC117624649 gene encoding pentatricopeptide repeat-containing protein At5g13270, chloroplastic, producing MSSSFTVQCSLLPSCGLHHHDQTPSTKAANFAQIPSWVSLKFTAPSINTRQIESGQVENVHLVSLSKQGKLKEARDFLKQMNEAGVSVSPQSYKCLFEKCGLMGSLSDGKLVHDWLQKTIKSPPEFLENDALQMYCDCGSLSDAQKMFDEMLHKNLVSWVIIISAYAQKGILKRAILMFSHMLESGIRPNSSIFTSLLKSLTEHSLLELGKQIHSYVIRTGMNSNVSIDTSIANMYVKCGWLEGAKLVFDRMADKNAVVWTGLMVGYTEDEKLEEVLELFAEMVRKSVEVDDFVFSIILKACAGLEDLIMGKQIHGYSVKLGLDSEVSVGTPLVDFYVKCANFESACRAFERIHEPNDVSWSAIISGYCQSGKFEECVKIFQSLICKGVTLNSFVYTSIFQACSAIADVNLGTQVHADAIKRGLVALLHGASAMITMYSKCGRLDYAYRAFESIGKPDTVAWTSIISGYAYHGNASEALRLFHRMQDSGVRPNSVTFIAVLTACSHSGLVTEGKQYLDSMSCVYDVEPTIDHYDCMIDVYSRAGLLQEALELIKSMPFEPDAMSWKSLLGGCWIHRNLELGKFAAENLLQLDPEDTASYIIMFNLYASSGKWEEAAVFRRMMAERDLRKEIGCSWITVKGEKHRFIVGDQHHPQIEQIYSKLKELNISFREAEYSLLTEEDVLNGFPERKEQLLEHSERLAIAFGLISTPSNVPIVVFKNIRACKDCHEFAKHVSVVTGRAIVVRDSSRFHNFELGECSCRDYW from the coding sequence atgtcttcttctttcacAGTTCAATGTTCTTTGCTACCTTCCTGCGGTTTACATCATCATGATCAGACTCCATCTACAAAAGCTGCAAACTTTGCTCAAATTCCTTCGTGGGTCTCTCTCAAATTCACCGCTCCTTCGATCAATACCCGCCAAATAGAAAGTGGTCAAGTCGAAAATGTGCACTTGGTTTCTCTATCTAAGCAAGGGAAGCTCAAAGAAGCTCGTGACTTTCTCAAGCAAATGAACGAAGCAGGTGTCTCCGTCAGTCCTCAATCTTATAAATGCCTCTTTGAAAAGTGTGGATTAATGGGTTCCTTATCAGATGGAAAACTTGTGCACGATTGGTTGCAAAAAACAATTAAGAGCCCACCTGAATTTCTTGAGAATGATGCTCTTCAGATGTATTGCGATTGTGGGAGTTTATCAGATGCACAGAAAATGTTTGATGAGATGCTTCACAAGAATTTGGTTTCTTGGGTTATAATTATATCCGCTTATGCGCAAAAGGGTATTTTGAAGAGAGCTATTTTGATGTTTTCGCATATGCTAGAGTCTGGGATTAGACCGAACTCGTCTATTTTTACGAGCCTCTTAAAGTCCTTGACCGAGCATTCGCTTTTAGAGCTTGGCAAACAGATACATTCTTATGTGATAAGAACAGGGATGAATAGTAATGTTTCGATTGACACGTCGATTGCAAACATGTATGTAAAGTGTGGATGGTTAGAGGGTGCTAAGCTTGTTTTTGATAGGATGGCTGACAAGAATGCTGTGGTTTGGACTGGGTTGATGGTGGGCTATACTGAAGATGAGAAACTGGAGGAGGTTCTAGAATTGTTTGCTGAGATGGTTAGGAAAAGTGTAGAAGTGGATGACTTTGTGTTTTCGATAATTCTTAAGGCATGTGCTGGTTTGGAGGACCTGATTATGGGAAAGCAAATCCATGGTTATAGTGTTAAACTTGGGTTGGATTCTGAGGTTTCTGTAGGAACTCCTCTAGTGGACTTCTATGTCAAATGTGCAAACTTTGAATCTGCTTGCCGAGCGTTTGAGAGAATACATGAACCAAATGATGTTTCATGGAGTGCTATAATCTCAGGCTACTGCCAGAGTGGGAAATTTGAGGAGTGTGTCAAGATTTTTCAGTCTTTAATTTGTAAAGGTGTTACTTTAAATTCATTCGTATATACGAGCATTTTTCAAGCATGCTCTGCAATTGCAGATGTAAATTTGGGCACTCAAGTTCATGCTGATGCGATAAAAAGAGGGCTGGTTGCATTGTTGCATGGAGCAAGTGCAATGATTACGATGTACTCAAAATGTGGCAGATTGGACTATGCCTATCGAGCATTTGAATCGATAGGTAAACCTGATACTGTGGCCTGGACTTCTATAATTAGTGGTTATGCTTATCATGGCAATGCCTCTGAAGCTCTTAGGCTTTTCCATAGAATGCAGGATTCTGGTGTAAGGCCAAATTCAGTAACGTTTATAGCAGTTTTAACTGCTTGCAGCCATTCAGGTTTGGTCACAGAAGGAAAGCAGTATTTGGATTCAATGAGCTGTGTATATGATGTAGAACCAACCATCGATCATTACGATTGTATGATTGATGTATACTCTCGTGCTGGGCTACTACAAGAGGCACTTGAACTGATAAAGAGTATGCCGTTTGAACCCGATGCAATGAGCTGGAAAAGTTTATTGGGGGGATGTTGGATACATCGAAATCTCGAGCTTGGGAAGTTCGCAGCTGAGAACCTCCTCCAGTTGGACCCAGAGGATACTGCTAGTTACATAATCATGTTTAATTTGTATGCTTCATCTGGAAAATGGGAAGAAGCTGCAGTTTTTAGAAGAATGATGGCTGAAAGGGACTTGAGAAAAGAAATAGGATGCAGCTGGATCACTGTCAAGGGGGAAAAGCACCGGTTTATAGTGGGTGATCAACACCATCCTCAAATAGAGCAAATATACTCAAAACTGAAGGAGCTGAACATTTCTTTCAGGGAGGCTGAATATTCCCTTCTAACTGAAGAGGATGTATTGAATGGTTTTCCTGAGAGGAAAGAACAGCTTCTTGAGCATAGTGAGAGACTTGCTATTGCTTTTGGGCTCATATCCACACCAAGTAATGTCCCAATTGTGGTTTTCAAGAACATCAGGGCCTGCAAAGATTGCCATGAATTTGCAAAACATGTTTCTGTGGTAACAGGGCGTGCAATTGTTGTGAGAGATTCTAGTAGATTTCATAACTTTGAGTTGGGGGAGTGTTCTTGTAGAGATTATTGGTAA
- the LOC117616145 gene encoding protein NETWORKED 3A-like — protein sequence MGSIEANREDQAAAFSWWWDSHNHPHQSQWLEATLSDLNEKTKLMLNIIEEDGDSFAKRAEMFYKRKPTLINLLEDFYKSHRSLAEKYDQLRSELIQASHLRSFSSLHSLKVQTIHKCEKEVKALKTQVETDQESYEESDGEKMWDEKISELIDENIQQQAELIRRNKYQNETIQKLRDENKRLKSPLAGHKADDLKRQNQSQFSLSKSKGPSFLGRLTGCTGS from the exons ATGGGTTCAATAGAGGCGAACAGAGAAGACCAGGCTGCCGCTTTTTCATGGTGGTGGGATAGCCATAATCATCCCCATCAATCTCAGTGGCTTGAAGCTACTCTCTCAG ATTTGAACGAGAAGACTAAGCTCATGCTAAATATTATAGAAGAAGATGGAGATTCATTTGCAAAGAGGGCTGAGATGTTCTACAAAAGAAAACCTACGCTGATAAACTTGCTAGAAGACTTCTACAAGTCGCACCGTTCGCTCGCTGAGAAGTATGATCAGCTTAGGTCTGAACTAATTCAAGCCTCCCATCTGAGATCATTTTCTTCCTTACACTCCTTGAAAGTCCAAACCATCCACAAGTGTGAAAAGGAAGTCAAGGCTTTGAAGACACAGGTTGAGACAGACCAAGAATCCTATGAAGAATCCGATGGTGAGAAAATGTGGGACGAAAAGATCTCAGAACTCATAGATGAAAATATTCAGCAGCAGGCTGAGTTGATAAGGAGAAACAAGTACCAGAATGAAACAATTCAGAAGCTGAGGGATGAGAACAAAAGGTTGAAGAGTCCTCTCGCAGGGCATAAGGCCGATGATCTCAAAAGGCAAAACCAATCTCAGTTTTCATTGTCCAAGTCCAAAGGGCCTTCTTTCCTTGGAAGGCTCACTGGATGCACTGGCTCTTGA
- the LOC117624667 gene encoding protein NEOXANTHIN-DEFICIENT 1 isoform X2, whose translation MDIGQMKCSSSYGKPPWIFKGSALYQFHLVKAATVRACIPKEFRLVEAFGYTLGGFFLANYDDSPAGVFDEFDLFLSNRWAAKVLVNSVEACDHGRKEVGLPSHVARFSKTITAVSGKSKSKNIGFLNAIGMNAVFCEPRDCMDVQVTEINDPTVKDICNINLTTFVPASNIGNWMGPAIKMSLPSFSGRTEYYPNLLKYSCQIECRVRAVHPAKVSGPPSMPKSEAEQSSEIHHAIEEFMDNSKNLCVAVMSSKPILALKFSCMKMQVEAPVVVPNSFNNSLATS comes from the exons ATGGATATTGGACAAATGAAATGTTCCTCGAGCTATGGAAAGCCTCCATGGATATTCAAAGGCAG TGCGTTGTATCAATTCCATCTTGTCAAAGCAGCAACTGTTCGTGCATGCATCCCAAAAGAGTTCAGATTAGTTGAAGCATTTGG GTATACCCTTGGTGGCTTCTTTCTTGCCAACTATGATGACAGTCCAGCTGGAGTCTTTGATGAG TTTGACTTGTTTTTGTCAAACAGATGGGCAGCTAAGGTGCTGGTGAATAGTGTTGAAGCTTGTGATCATGGACGAAAG GAAGTGGGGCTTCCAAGTCACGTTGCGAGGTTTTCTAAG ACAATTACAGCAGTTTCAGGAAAATCAAAGAGCAAAAATATTGGATTTCTAAATGCAATTGGCATGAATGCTGTTTTCTGTGAACCAAGAGATTGTATGGATGTTCAAGTGACTGAAATCAACGATCCAACTGTAAAAGATATCTGTAATATCAACCTTACCACTTTTG TGCCTGCATCAAATATTGGCAACTGGATGGGGCCAGCGATCAAAATGTCACTTCCAAGTTTTAG CGGCCGTACAGAATATTATCCCAACCTTCTCAAGTACTCTTGCCAGATTGAGTGCAG GGTGCGAGCAGTGCATCCAGCAAAGGTATCAGGACCACCTTCGATGCCAAAGAGCGAGGCAGAACAATCTTCAGAAATCCATCACGCGATAGAAGAATTCATGGATAATAGCAAGAACCTCTGTGTAGCTGTGATGTCATCAAAGCCTATTTTGGCATTAAAGTTCAGTTGTATGAAAATGCAGGTTGAAGCTCCAGTTGTAGTTCCCAACAGCTTTAACAACTCTCTAGCAACCTCTTGA
- the LOC117615702 gene encoding coiled-coil domain-containing protein SCD2, producing the protein MDRRRTDSPVYARQWTSESSTTLGGATSPAMSPVRGHHARSSSASGISNIKRTQNFAAKAAAQRLAQVMASQTADDDDDEEDDLGFRYSAPPPLSLSRNVNSPGAKPVAPSSRTTTRSPSPAALAQNPVEETPQVRSTSTGRPSMSLRAAPPLAPPSRTSLRTATSVPPLDPPTNNRKKENRFLSEMGHFKAKDSGDHREASALHDELDILQEEHENILDKLRQEEERCDEANARVRELEKQVAGFGEGVSLDAKFLSRKEAALRQKEVAFKDAKLSKDEVDTEAASLRSEVEKAKEASAVVMQQLDGAESEVKSLRLMTQRMILTQEEMEEVVLKRCWLARNWGLAAMHGICADIAVTKYEYWSSLAPLPFEVVISAGQKAKEESWEKGYDDLEKRNKLVQDLNDLTGEGNIESMLAVEMGLKELASLKVEEAIVLALAQQRRPNSSRLSFSDIKSPADPKFMEAIELSPEESEDVLFKEAWLTYFWRRAKVHGIEEEIAKERVQFWINRSRHSPTSHDAVDVEEGLMELRKLGIEHRLWEESRKAIDQDPSTPIAQKSAPR; encoded by the exons ATGGACCGGAGACGAACCGACAGTCCGGTCTACGCCCGCCAATGGACGAGCGAGTCTAGCACCACTCTCGGCGGCGCCACATCTCCGGCAATGTCTCCGGTGCGTGGTCACCACGCTCGGTCATCCTCCGCCAGCGGCATCTCCAACATCAAACGCACTCAGAATTTTGCCGCCAAGGCCGCGGCTCAGCGTCTCGCTCAGGTCATGGCCTCTCAGACCgccgacgacgacgacgacgaagAGGACGACCTCGGATTTCGATACAGTGCTCCGCCGCCACTCTCTCTGTCAAGAAATGTCAACAGTCCTGGTGCTAAGCCTGTAGCTCCGTCTTCCAGGACCACTACTAGATCGCCTTCGCCCGCGGCG TTAGCACAAAACCCTGTAGAGGAAACTCCACAGGTTCGCTCAACATCAACTGGAAGGCCATCAATGTCTCTCCGTGCAGCACCTCCATTGGCACCACCCAGTAGAACATCACTTAGGACTGCAACTTCCGTGCCACCATTGGACCCTCCCACCAATAATAGGAAAAAAGAGAATCG ATTTTTATCAGAAATGGGACATTTCAAAGCAAAAGATTCGGGAGATCATCGAGAGGCTTCTGCACTTCATGATGAA CTCGATATACTACAAGAAGAGCATGAGAATATTCTTGATAAG CTCAGACAGGAAGAAGAGAGATGCGATGAAGCCAATGCTAGAGTTAGGGAACTTGAAAAGCAG GTTGCTGGGTTTGGAGAAGGTGTGTCTTTGGATGCTAAATTCTTGAGCAG AAAGGAAGCTGCCTTGCGACAAAAGGAG GTTGCATTTAAAGATGCAAAACTGTCAAAGGATGAGGTAGATACAGAGGCTGCATCTCTTCGGTCTGAAGTCGAG AAAGCAAAAGAAGCAAGTGCAGTTGTTATGCAACAACTTGATGGAGCTGAATCTGAAGTGAAATCCCTACGACTAATGACACAAAGAATGATATTGACTCAGGAAGAAATG GAAGAAGTAGTTCTCAAGAGGTGTTGGCTTGCACGCAATTGGGGCTTAGCTGCAATGCATG GTATTTGTGCAGATATTGCAGTAACTAAGTACGAATACTGGTCATCACTAGCTCCTCTTCCATTTGAGGTTGTCATTTCTGCAGGACAAAAGGCTAAGGAGGAATCCTGGGAAAAAG GTTATGATGATCTCGAGAAGAGAAACAAACTTGTTCAAGACTTGAATGATTTAACTGGAGAAGGAAACATTGAGAGTATGCTTGCAGTTGAAATGGGATTGAAGGAGCTTGCGTCCTTGAAG GTTGAGGAGGCTATTGTGCTTGCATTGGCCCAGCAACGGCGTCCAAACTCTAGTCGGCTATCCTTTTCAG ATATCAAATCACCTGCTGACCCAAAGTTTATGGAGGCTATTG AGTTGAGTCCAGAGGAGTCTGAGGATGTACTTTTTAAGGAG GCATGGCTTACTTATTTTTGGAGAAGAGCCAAAGTTCATGGTATAGAGGAGGAGATTGCCAAAGAAAGAGTTCAGTTTTGGATTAACCGCAGCAGGCATTCACCCACATCACATGACGCTGTTGATG TCGAGGAAGGGCTGATGGAACTCAGGAAATTGGGAATTGAGCACCGGCTGTGGGAAGAATCCCGCAAGGCAATCGATCAAGACCCTTCCACGCCTATTGCACAGAAATCCGCTCCACGGTGA
- the LOC117624667 gene encoding protein NEOXANTHIN-DEFICIENT 1 isoform X4, with the protein MESLHGYSKAATVRACIPKEFRLVEAFGYTLGGFFLANYDDSPAGVFDELVVIAGLVWSPPTSCAWAAKVLVNSVEACDHGRKEVGLPSHVARFSKTITAVSGKSKSKNIGFLNAIGMNAVFCEPRDCMDVQVTEINDPTVKDICNINLTTFVPASNIGNWMGPAIKMSLPSFSGRTEYYPNLLKYSCQIECRVRAVHPAKVSGPPSMPKSEAEQSSEIHHAIEEFMDNSKNLCVAVMSSKPILALKFSCMKMQVEAPVVVPNSFNNSLATS; encoded by the exons ATGGAAAGCCTCCATGGATATTCAAAGGCAG CAACTGTTCGTGCATGCATCCCAAAAGAGTTCAGATTAGTTGAAGCATTTGG GTATACCCTTGGTGGCTTCTTTCTTGCCAACTATGATGACAGTCCAGCTGGAGTCTTTGATGAG CTCGTTGTAATTGCGGGACTTGTATGGAGCCCACCAACATCTTGCGC ATGGGCAGCTAAGGTGCTGGTGAATAGTGTTGAAGCTTGTGATCATGGACGAAAG GAAGTGGGGCTTCCAAGTCACGTTGCGAGGTTTTCTAAG ACAATTACAGCAGTTTCAGGAAAATCAAAGAGCAAAAATATTGGATTTCTAAATGCAATTGGCATGAATGCTGTTTTCTGTGAACCAAGAGATTGTATGGATGTTCAAGTGACTGAAATCAACGATCCAACTGTAAAAGATATCTGTAATATCAACCTTACCACTTTTG TGCCTGCATCAAATATTGGCAACTGGATGGGGCCAGCGATCAAAATGTCACTTCCAAGTTTTAG CGGCCGTACAGAATATTATCCCAACCTTCTCAAGTACTCTTGCCAGATTGAGTGCAG GGTGCGAGCAGTGCATCCAGCAAAGGTATCAGGACCACCTTCGATGCCAAAGAGCGAGGCAGAACAATCTTCAGAAATCCATCACGCGATAGAAGAATTCATGGATAATAGCAAGAACCTCTGTGTAGCTGTGATGTCATCAAAGCCTATTTTGGCATTAAAGTTCAGTTGTATGAAAATGCAGGTTGAAGCTCCAGTTGTAGTTCCCAACAGCTTTAACAACTCTCTAGCAACCTCTTGA
- the LOC117624660 gene encoding serine carboxypeptidase-like 45, with translation MISLSLPWKTIVVALVLLHITSSSLKARASLSELDRIALLPGQPQVGFQQYSGYVTVDEKKQRALFYYFAEAEIDPASKPLVLWLNGGPGCSSLGVGAFSENGPFRPSGEVLVRNEHSWNREANMLYLETPIGVGFSYSTDTSSYEAVNDHITARDNLLFLQKWLEKFPQYKNRSLFITGESYAGHYVPQLAELMLQYKEYQFNLKGIALGNPVLEYTTDFNSRAEFFWSHGLISDSTYKMFTSVCNYSRYVSEYYRGSVSPICSRVMSQVSRETSKFVDKYDVTLDVCISSVFSQSKVLLPQQVTEAIDVCVEDEIVNYLNRPDVQKALHARLVGVRQWAVCSNILDYQLLDVEIPTITIVGKLIKAGIPVLVYSGDQDSVIPLTGSRTLVHRLAEQLGLNTTVPYRVWFEGQQVGGWTQAYGNMLSFATIRGASHEAPFSQPERSLVLFKSFLEGRPLPEVF, from the exons ATGATTTCTCTTTCTCTACCATGGAAGACCATTGTAGTGGCTCTGGTTTTGCTCCACATAACTTCTTCTTCCCTGAAAGCACGAGCTTCTCTTTCTGAGCTTGATAGAATTGCTCTGTTGCCGGGTCAACCCCAAGTCGGGTTCCAGCAGTATTCGGGTTATGTGACCGTTGATGAGAAGAAACAGAGAGCTCTGTTCTATTACTTTGCTGAAGCAGAAATAGATCCAGCTTCCAAGCCTCTTGTCCTCTGGCTCAATGGAG GTCCTGGTTGCTCTTCTCTTGGAGTTGGAGCGTTTTCTGAGAATGGACCATTTAGGCCTAGCGGAGAGGTATTGGTTAGAAATGAACATAGCTGGAACAGAG AAGCAAACATGCTTTACTTGGAGACGCCAATTGGAGTGGGGTTCTCTTATTCAACGGATACTTCTTCTTATGAGGCTGTAAATGACCACATCACAG CCAGGGACAATCTGCTGTTCTTGCAAAAGTGGTTAGAAAAATTCCCacaatataaaaatagaagCTTGTTTATTACAGGAGAAAGCTATGCTG GTCACTATGTTCCGCAGCTTGCAGAACTCATGCTCCAATATAAGGAGTatcaatttaatttgaaaGGAATTGCG TTGGGTAACCCAGTCCTAGAATATACCACTGACTTCAACTCAAGAGCTGAGTTCTTTTGGTCTCATGGATTGATATCAGATTCAACATACAAAATGTTCACTTCTGTTTGTAACTACTCACGTTATGTGAGTGAATATTACAGAGGCTCGGTTTCACCTATTTGTTCAAGGGTGATGAGCCAAGTGAGCAGAGAAACCAGTAAATTTGTTGACAAGTATGATGTCACTCTTGATGTTTGTATATCATCTGTGTTCTCCCAATCCAAAGTCCTCCTTCCTCAG CAAGTTACAGAGGCAATAGATGTATGCGTGGAGGATGAAATAGTTAATTATCTGAACAGGCCAGACGTGCAGAAGGCACTGCACGCTCGACTTGTTGGCGTTCGTCAATGGGCAGTTTGCAGCAA CATACTGGATTATCAGCTGTTGGATGTGGAGATACCAACAATCACAATCGTGGGCAAACTCATTAAAGCAGGAATACCGGTCTTGGTTTACAG TGGAGACCAAGATTCTGTTATCCCATTGACAGGAAGTAGAACATTAGTTCATAGACTTGCAGAGCAATTAGGACTAAATACCACCGTGCCTTACAGAGTCTGGTTTGAGGGGCAGCAG GTTGGTGGGTGGACTCAAGCTTATGGTAATATGCTTTCCTTTGCCACCATTAGAGGAGCATCACATGAAGCGCCGTTCTCACAGCCGGAGAGATCACTTGTATTGTTCAAGTCATTTTTGGAGGGCCGACCTCTACCCGAAGTATTCTGA
- the LOC117624667 gene encoding protein NEOXANTHIN-DEFICIENT 1 isoform X5 yields the protein MDIGQMKCSSSYGKPPWIFKGSALYQFHLVKAATVRACIPKEFRLVEAFGYTLGGFFLANYDDSPAGVFDELVVIAGLVWSPPTSCAWAAKVLVNSVEACDHGRKEVGLPSHVARFSKTITAVSGKSKSKNIGFLNAIGMNAVFCEPRDCMDVQVTEINDPTVKDICNINLTTFVPASNIGNWMGPAIKMSLPSFSGRTEYYPNLLKYSCQIEWCEQCIQQRYQDHLRCQRARQNNLQKSITR from the exons ATGGATATTGGACAAATGAAATGTTCCTCGAGCTATGGAAAGCCTCCATGGATATTCAAAGGCAG TGCGTTGTATCAATTCCATCTTGTCAAAGCAGCAACTGTTCGTGCATGCATCCCAAAAGAGTTCAGATTAGTTGAAGCATTTGG GTATACCCTTGGTGGCTTCTTTCTTGCCAACTATGATGACAGTCCAGCTGGAGTCTTTGATGAG CTCGTTGTAATTGCGGGACTTGTATGGAGCCCACCAACATCTTGCGC ATGGGCAGCTAAGGTGCTGGTGAATAGTGTTGAAGCTTGTGATCATGGACGAAAG GAAGTGGGGCTTCCAAGTCACGTTGCGAGGTTTTCTAAG ACAATTACAGCAGTTTCAGGAAAATCAAAGAGCAAAAATATTGGATTTCTAAATGCAATTGGCATGAATGCTGTTTTCTGTGAACCAAGAGATTGTATGGATGTTCAAGTGACTGAAATCAACGATCCAACTGTAAAAGATATCTGTAATATCAACCTTACCACTTTTG TGCCTGCATCAAATATTGGCAACTGGATGGGGCCAGCGATCAAAATGTCACTTCCAAGTTTTAG CGGCCGTACAGAATATTATCCCAACCTTCTCAAGTACTCTTGCCAGATTGAGT GGTGCGAGCAGTGCATCCAGCAAAGGTATCAGGACCACCTTCGATGCCAAAGAGCGAGGCAGAACAATCTTCAGAAATCCATCACGCGATAG
- the LOC117624667 gene encoding protein NEOXANTHIN-DEFICIENT 1 isoform X1 has translation MDIGQMKCSSSYGKPPWIFKGSALYQFHLVKAATVRACIPKEFRLVEAFGYTLGGFFLANYDDSPAGVFDELVVIAGLVWSPPTSCAWAAKVLVNSVEACDHGRKEVGLPSHVARFSKTITAVSGKSKSKNIGFLNAIGMNAVFCEPRDCMDVQVTEINDPTVKDICNINLTTFVPASNIGNWMGPAIKMSLPSFSGRTEYYPNLLKYSCQIECRVRAVHPAKVSGPPSMPKSEAEQSSEIHHAIEEFMDNSKNLCVAVMSSKPILALKFSCMKMQVEAPVVVPNSFNNSLATS, from the exons ATGGATATTGGACAAATGAAATGTTCCTCGAGCTATGGAAAGCCTCCATGGATATTCAAAGGCAG TGCGTTGTATCAATTCCATCTTGTCAAAGCAGCAACTGTTCGTGCATGCATCCCAAAAGAGTTCAGATTAGTTGAAGCATTTGG GTATACCCTTGGTGGCTTCTTTCTTGCCAACTATGATGACAGTCCAGCTGGAGTCTTTGATGAG CTCGTTGTAATTGCGGGACTTGTATGGAGCCCACCAACATCTTGCGC ATGGGCAGCTAAGGTGCTGGTGAATAGTGTTGAAGCTTGTGATCATGGACGAAAG GAAGTGGGGCTTCCAAGTCACGTTGCGAGGTTTTCTAAG ACAATTACAGCAGTTTCAGGAAAATCAAAGAGCAAAAATATTGGATTTCTAAATGCAATTGGCATGAATGCTGTTTTCTGTGAACCAAGAGATTGTATGGATGTTCAAGTGACTGAAATCAACGATCCAACTGTAAAAGATATCTGTAATATCAACCTTACCACTTTTG TGCCTGCATCAAATATTGGCAACTGGATGGGGCCAGCGATCAAAATGTCACTTCCAAGTTTTAG CGGCCGTACAGAATATTATCCCAACCTTCTCAAGTACTCTTGCCAGATTGAGTGCAG GGTGCGAGCAGTGCATCCAGCAAAGGTATCAGGACCACCTTCGATGCCAAAGAGCGAGGCAGAACAATCTTCAGAAATCCATCACGCGATAGAAGAATTCATGGATAATAGCAAGAACCTCTGTGTAGCTGTGATGTCATCAAAGCCTATTTTGGCATTAAAGTTCAGTTGTATGAAAATGCAGGTTGAAGCTCCAGTTGTAGTTCCCAACAGCTTTAACAACTCTCTAGCAACCTCTTGA
- the LOC117624667 gene encoding protein NEOXANTHIN-DEFICIENT 1 isoform X3 encodes MFLELWKASMDIQSALYQFHLVKAATVRACIPKEFRLVEAFGYTLGGFFLANYDDSPAGVFDELVVIAGLVWSPPTSCAWAAKVLVNSVEACDHGRKEVGLPSHVARFSKTITAVSGKSKSKNIGFLNAIGMNAVFCEPRDCMDVQVTEINDPTVKDICNINLTTFVPASNIGNWMGPAIKMSLPSFSGRTEYYPNLLKYSCQIECRVRAVHPAKVSGPPSMPKSEAEQSSEIHHAIEEFMDNSKNLCVAVMSSKPILALKFSCMKMQVEAPVVVPNSFNNSLATS; translated from the exons ATGTTCCTCGAGCTATGGAAAGCCTCCATGGATATTCAAAG TGCGTTGTATCAATTCCATCTTGTCAAAGCAGCAACTGTTCGTGCATGCATCCCAAAAGAGTTCAGATTAGTTGAAGCATTTGG GTATACCCTTGGTGGCTTCTTTCTTGCCAACTATGATGACAGTCCAGCTGGAGTCTTTGATGAG CTCGTTGTAATTGCGGGACTTGTATGGAGCCCACCAACATCTTGCGC ATGGGCAGCTAAGGTGCTGGTGAATAGTGTTGAAGCTTGTGATCATGGACGAAAG GAAGTGGGGCTTCCAAGTCACGTTGCGAGGTTTTCTAAG ACAATTACAGCAGTTTCAGGAAAATCAAAGAGCAAAAATATTGGATTTCTAAATGCAATTGGCATGAATGCTGTTTTCTGTGAACCAAGAGATTGTATGGATGTTCAAGTGACTGAAATCAACGATCCAACTGTAAAAGATATCTGTAATATCAACCTTACCACTTTTG TGCCTGCATCAAATATTGGCAACTGGATGGGGCCAGCGATCAAAATGTCACTTCCAAGTTTTAG CGGCCGTACAGAATATTATCCCAACCTTCTCAAGTACTCTTGCCAGATTGAGTGCAG GGTGCGAGCAGTGCATCCAGCAAAGGTATCAGGACCACCTTCGATGCCAAAGAGCGAGGCAGAACAATCTTCAGAAATCCATCACGCGATAGAAGAATTCATGGATAATAGCAAGAACCTCTGTGTAGCTGTGATGTCATCAAAGCCTATTTTGGCATTAAAGTTCAGTTGTATGAAAATGCAGGTTGAAGCTCCAGTTGTAGTTCCCAACAGCTTTAACAACTCTCTAGCAACCTCTTGA